One Punica granatum isolate Tunisia-2019 chromosome 3, ASM765513v2, whole genome shotgun sequence genomic window carries:
- the LOC116199256 gene encoding probable apyrase 6, which produces MDYSNLLPRSSSAAYFPPHRTQLHPRMHSFSSTLSPNPRKSPSKFLLLLVPLFTAPFLFFLLSTARSVHRSSKFTDPKPTFFGAAINVGLYSSRIRVFEFVNEGELPTVAVDGSAMVRAGLAHFGEEPERAGREISEMVEFAEGRVPVKEWSSTRVVLLVSGGLDRVSSKKRDRIIKSFRQVLRKSRFLFKDEWVREIQGGDEGVYAWIAVNYVLGSLRGEPRDTTGVIELGGGNLQVAYALRDATALQSSRIIRLFGTNYNLYTQSFPQFGQDTVWESLNELHKSKELTSSSQLKEMLSGNPCVSRGYERSPDASDTKLVRSNTSGNFPACKAEASALLKARQDKCSQPHCKILQPSFLKLQDKANSLESFFYTNEIFGIFSSTGLSDLRAAGQHYCEDDWNKLKSQHNNVADRDLLRYCFSSAYAVALLHDRLGIPLTGERIETANRTGNIIPLDWTLGAYIVQTMVDPVYSEQDNFGQIVGNESVTYFSLFAILLVVVLAIVLIFQWRKPQFKTIYDLEKGHYIVTRVPR; this is translated from the exons ATGGACTACTCGAACCTCCTGCCCCGGTCCTCCTCGGCCGCCTACTTCCCGCCCCACCGGACTCAGCTCCACCCCCGCATGCACTCCTTCTCGTCTACCCTGAGCCCTAACCCTAGGAAATCCCCCTCCAAGTTTCTCCTCCTTCTCGTCCCCCTCTTCACCGcccccttcctcttcttcctcttatCCACCGCCCGGTCCGTCCACCGGTCCTCCAAGTTCACCGATCCGAAGCCGACGTTCTTCGGCGCTGCAATCAATGTCGGGCTCTACTCCTCGAGAATCCGCGTGTTCGAGTTCGTCAACGAGGGGGAGCTCCCGACGGTGGCGGTTGACGGATCCGCAATGGTCCGGGCTGGTTTGGCGCACTTCGGGGAGGAGCCGGAGAGGGCGGGGAGGGAGATCTCCGAGATGGTCGAGTTCGCGGAGGGGAGAGTGCCCGTGAAGGAGTGGAGTAGCACTAGGGTCGTGCTGTTGGTGAGCGGAGGATTGGATAGGGTGAGCTCGAAGAAGAGGGATCGGATTATCAAGTCGTTCCGACAGGTTTTGAGGAAGTCGAGGTTTCTCTTTAAGGATGAATGGGTTCGAGAAATACAAG GAGGAGATGAAGGTGTTTATGCTTGGATTGCTGTTAATTATGTCCTTGGAAGCTTGAGAGGTGAACCTCGGGATACCACTGGGGTAATTGAACTTGGTGGTGGCAACTTGCAG GTTGCATATGCCCTGAGAGATGCAACAGCATTGCAATCTTCACGGATTATCAGATTGTTCGGAACTAATTACAATCTATATACTCAAAGTTTTCCCCAATTCGGCCAG GACACCGTGTGGGAATCCCTCAATGAGCTTCACAAATCTAAAGAGTTGACTTCTT CTTCACAATTGAAGGAGATGCTTTCTGGTAACCCTTGTGTTTCCAGAGGCTATGAGCGCTCACCAGATGCTAGCGATACTAAGCTTGTAAGATCTAATACATCTGGAAACTTTCCTGCATGCAAAGCTGAGGCCTCAGCACTGCTGAAAGCTAGACAAG ATAAATGCTCGCAACCACACTGTAAAATTCTTCAGCCATCCTTTTTGAAGTTACAGGATAAGGCAAATTCTCTCGAAAGCTTCTTCTATACCAATGAG ATTTTTGGGATATTCTCTAGCACAGGCTTGTCTGACTTGAGGGCAGCAGGTCAACATTATTGCGAGGATGACTGGAACAAGTTGAAAAGTCAACACAACAACGTTGCTGACAGGGATTTGCTGAGATATTGTTTCTCTTCTGCATATGCCGTGGCACTGTTGCATGACAGGCTTGGAATTCCTTTAACCGGTGAAAG GATTGAAACGGCGAACAGGACTGGTAATATTATTCCTCTTGACTGGACACTCGGAGCTTATATTGTCCAAACAATGGTGGATCCCGTGTACTCAGAACAGGACAACTTTGGCCAGATTGTTGGGAACGAGTCAGTCACATACTTCTCGTTATTTGCCATTCTTTTGGTAGTCGTTCTAGCTATCGTATTGATTTTTCAATGGCGAAAACCTCAGTTTAAGACGATATATGATCTTGAGAAAGGGCATTATATTGTCACACGTGTACCGAGGTGA
- the LOC116199257 gene encoding geranylgeranyl diphosphate reductase, chloroplastic-like: protein MASQAAHHLHSHFTSLPLPSRRPRNGYSAPRSLTVTASKNPPIQGRKLRAAVVGGGPAGSSTAEALASGGVETFLFERSPADAKPCGGAIPLCMLDEFRIPLRLVDRHVTEMRIISPSNLTVDFGKTLQPGEFIAMVRREVLDSFLRSRAESAGASLITGLVTDLEVPTSGSAPYVVHYISNSSRRTLAVDVVVGADGANSRVAKSIKAGDYSCAIAFQERIRLPDEKMEYYQNLAEMYLGDDVSPDFYAWVFPKCDHVAVGTGTVCSKPDIKAFQRGMRERVKPKIAGGKVIKVEAHPIPEHPRPVRVLGRAALVGDAAGYVTKCSGEGIYFAAKSGRMCGEAIVKASEGGMRAVTEEDLRREYLREWDARYLSTYRLLDLLQSVFYRSNATREALVELCGGEYVQRMSLDSYMYKRLAAGNRWEDVKMAANTVGSLLRCQIMGRRMEALKA from the exons ATGGCTTCCCAAGCTGCTCACCACCTTCACTCTCACTTCACCTCCCTCCCACTCCCAAGCAGAAGACCAAGAAATGGATACTCAGCTCCACGCTCGCTCACCGTTACTGCCTCCAAAAATCCGCCAATCCAGGGCCGGAAGCTGAGGGCCGCTGTGGTCGGCGGCGGCCCAGCAGGCTCCTCCACCGCCGAGGCCCTGGCCTCCGGGGGCGTCGAGACCTTCCTCTTCGAGCGGAGCCCAGCCGACGCCAAGCCCTGTGGGGGCGCCATCCCGCTCTGCATGCTCGACGAATTCAGAATCCCGCTCCGGCTCGTCGACCGCCACGTCACCGAGATGAGGATCATCTCCCCCTCGAACCTCACAGTCGACTTCGGCAAGACCCTCCAGCCCGGCGAGTTCATCGCCATGGTCCGCCGCGAGGTCCTCGACTCCTTCCTCCGGTCCCGCGCCGAGTCCGCCGGCGCCAGCCTCATCACCGGCCTCGTCACCGATCTCGAGGTCCCCACCTCGGGTTCCGCGCCGTACGTCGTGCACTACATCAGCAACAGCTCGCGGCGGACCCTCGCCGTCGACGTCGTCGTCGGCGCGGACGGCGCCAACAGCCGAGTCGCGAAGTCGATTAAGGCGGGTGATTACTCGTGCGCGATCGCGTTCCAGGAGAGAATCAGATTACCGGACGAGAAAATGGAATATTACCAAAATCTCGCCGAGATGTATTTGGGAGATGACGTGTCCCCCGATTTCTACGCTTGGGTGTTCCCCAAGTGCGATCATGTGGCCGTCGGCACAG GTACGGTCTGCTCGAAGCCGGACATAAAGGCTTTCCAGAGAGGGATGAGGGAGAGAGTGAAGCCGAAGATCGCCGGCGGGAAGGTGATCAAGGTGGAGGCCCACCCGATACCAGAGCACCCTCGGCCGGTGAGGGTCCTTGGTAGGGCCGCGCTGGTTGGGGACGCGGCCGGCTATGTGACGAAGTGCTCGGGCGAGGGGATATACTTCGCGGCGAAGTCGGGGAGGATGTGCGGGGAGGCGATCGTGAAGGCGTCGGAGGGGGGGATGAGGGCAGTGACGGAGGAGGACCTGAGGAGGGAGTACCTCAGGGAGTGGGACGCGAGGTACCTGAGCACGTACAGGCTGCTGGACCTGTTGCAAAGCGTGTTCTACCGGAGCAATGCGACGAGGGAGGCGCTGGTGGAGCTGTGCGGCGGGGAGTACGTGCAGAGGATGTCGCTGGACAGCTACATGTACAAGAGGCTGGCGGCGGGGAACCGGTGGGAGGATGTGAAGATGGCGGCGAACACTGTGGGCAGCCTGCTGAGGTGCCAGATCATGGGCCGCCGGATGGAGGCTCTCAAGGCCTGA
- the LOC116199258 gene encoding non-specific lipid transfer protein GPI-anchored 2, which translates to MARMSTAVAVLILSAALFGSALGQAPSPTSMSAPRLAPSPMFVPSPESSFGPAPPPGPDCFTILLNLSDCLTYVQPGSNLTVPDKPCCPELKNLVDSSPVCLCKLLGEPESTGFNISVSRALKLPSVCAVATPPVSLCSVFGIPVAAPMASEGPSAPGGEPPSSIASAPSGSKSRASRSVLSGGVFGAAILVSMFF; encoded by the exons ATGGCTCGAATGTCGACTGCCGTGGCTGTCCTCATTCTCTCAGCAGCATTATTTGGGTCAGCACTCGGTCAGGCCCCAAGCCCGACCTCAATGTCCGCACCTAGATTGGCCCCGAGTCCGATGTTTGTCCCCAGCCCAGAATCCAGCTTTGGCCCGGCTCCACCCCCTGGTCCGGACTGCTTTACTATCCTCCTCAACCTGTCGGACTGCCTTACGTACGTGCAGCCGGGGAGCAACCTGACGGTGCCCGACAAGCCATGCTGCCCCGAGCTGAAGAACCTCGTGGACAGCAGCCCAGTCTGCCTGTGTAAACTGCTCGGGGAGCCCGAATCGACAGGGTTCAATATAAGCGTCAGCAGAGCCCTCAAGCTTCCCTCAGTATGTGCTGTTGCCACTCCCCCAGTTAGCTTATGCTCAG ttttcgggattcctgtTGCCGCTCCAATGGCAAGTGAAGGTCCTTCAGCACCAG GTGGAGAGCCGCCATCTTCAATCGCCTCCGCCCCATCGGGGTCCAAAAGCAGAGCTTCAAGAAGTGTACTCTCAGGAGGAGTCTTCGGAGCTGCAATTCTTGTTTCGATGTTCTTCTGA
- the LOC116198502 gene encoding NADH--cytochrome b5 reductase 1-like, with product MDSLQSHRAEMISIAVALVAIGAGTAYYFYIHKKPKGCLDPEKFKEFKLVKRTELSHNVAKFTFALPTPDSVLGLPIGQHMSCRGKDSQGEDVIKPYTPTTLDSDVGYFDLVIKMYPQGRMSHHFRTMQVGDYLAVKGPKGRFKYQPGQARAYGMIAGGTGITPMFQVARAILENPIDKTNTCLIYANVTYEDILLKEELDDMARRFPGRFSIYYVLNQPPEGWNGGVGYVSKEMIQAHCPAPASDIQILRCGPPPMNKAMAVHLNELGYTSQMQFQF from the exons ATGGATTCTCTGCAGTCTCACAGGGCGGAGATGATCAGCATCGCCGTGGCTCTCGTCGCTATTGGAGCTGGCACCgcctactacttctacatccaCAAGAAACCTAAAG GTTGCTTGGAtcctgaaaaattcaaggaatTCAAACTCGTTAAGCGCACGGAGCTCAGCCATAACGTGGCTAAATTTACATTTGCTCTTCCAACTCCAGATTCGGTACTAGGGCTACCTATCGGCCAACATATGAGTTGCAG AGGAAAGGATAGTCAAGGTGAAGACGTTATCAAGCCTTACACTCCGACAACATTGGATTCTGACGTTGGATACTTTGACTTAGTTATTAAG aTGTATCCACAAGGAAGGATGTCTCACCATTTCCGCACGATGCAAGTAGGCGATTACTTGGCTGTGAAAGGACCCAAA GGCCGCTTCAAGTACCAGCCTGGCCAAGCTAGGGCCTATGGAATGATTGCTGGAGGTACAGGCATTACTCCAATGTTCCAG GTTGCCAGAGCCATATTGGAAAACCCAATTGACAAGACCAACACATGTCTGATATATGCTAATGTTACTTATGAGGACATTCTTTTGAAG GAGGAGCTTGATGATATGGCAAGAAGGTTTCCAGGTCGCTTCAGTATCTATTATGTTCTGAATCAG CCACCAGAAGGATGGAATGGTGGAGTTGGTTACGTGTCTAAGGAGATGATTCAAGCTCACTGCCCTGCACCGGCCTCTGACATCCAG ATTTTAAGGTGTGGACCACCACCCATGAACAAGGCAATGGCAGTTCACCTCAATGAACTTGGGTACACTTCCCAGATGCAGTTTCAGTTTTAA